From one Leishmania major strain Friedlin complete genome, chromosome 33 genomic stretch:
- a CDS encoding putative Golgi reassembly stacking protein — protein MGQDQSRAKACQLGQAETGGTDRSVSAGSASAAPWEAPVSLAGVEGFQVVRLLPDSPAHKAGLIPFFDIVTALDKVLLESEGKAALSFFKSYVANHRDQPVCFTTFNLYSRTYRDVYCVPSDEWGGGGLLGCSIEWTRADACPERCVHVVDVLEGSPAACSTELQANRDYIIGMQTVQETLITLIKSQKDFYCRLEAWHEEQRWALERKQFFPNERVEVPHVLLFLVYNSESNTIEEVEVEMGTNPEAAVGISVATGLLHIIPSVATADLAVGASLPVMSKFASVGHSVVTPTRAQQQEHQLLQDVSLTPAVGAAPQPREQSQESTGSAQPLPSLPLPQEAHARCAVVDSPEVHTMTNPHEPPMNSCPQPCPPRPQLQQQLTEAALYSMPSLASFNVAPPPRHDAAGGTAAAAVEMGQKPFNPFAEEASPDYDVLEGAPLAHEGVMAAEHHLGQHAPTMEQPYSSSYPPLSSQSPPLSGSLPAQMNGSHNPATALPSYSAPPPPPQQLHVTTMPTFSSQRMPPPLQFPVFPGAAAAKRAPA, from the coding sequence ATGGGCCAGGACCAGAGTCGCGCAAAGGCCTGTCAGCTTGGACAGGCTGAAACAGGCGGCACAGATCGCAGTGTGTCTGCCGgctccgcctcggctgcGCCTTGGGAGGCCCCCGTCTCACTTGCTGGCGTCGAGGGCTTCCAGGTGGTGCGACTGCTGCCGGACAGCCCTGCTCACAAGGCTGGCCTCATCCCCTTCTTCGACATTGTCACTGCTCTTGACAAGGTTCTTCTCGAGTCAGAGGggaaggcggcgctgtcgtTCTTCAAGAGCTACGTGGCCAACCACCGCGACCAGCCCGTCTGCTTCACTACTTTCAATCTGTACAGCCGCACATACCGCGATGTTTACTGCGTCCCGTCGGACGAatggggcggtggtggcttGCTCGGGTGCAGCATCGAATGGACTCGCGCGGACGCCTGCCCAGAGCGTTGCGTGCACGTTGTTGACGTGCTGGAGGGCAGCCCTGCCGCGTGCTCTACAGAGCTGCAGGCAAATCGGGATTACATTATCGGTATGCAGACTGTCCAGGAGACACTCATCACACTCATAAAGAGCCAGAAGGATTTCTACTGTCGACTGGAGGCGTGgcacgaggagcagcgctgGGCGCTGGAGCGGAAGCAGTTCTTCCCAAATGAGAGGGTGGAGGTGCCGCAtgtgctgctcttcctgGTGTACAATAGTGAGAGCAACACGatcgaggaggtggaggtggagatgGGCACTAACCCAGAAGCAGCGGTAGGCATCAGCGTCGCCACGGGCCTGCTGCACATCATCCCCTcagtcgccaccgccgacctTGCCGTCGGGGCTTCGCTGCCAGTCATGAGCAAATTCGCCTCTGTCGGGCACAGCGTTGTAACGCCAACcagagcgcagcagcaggagcaccAGCTTCTGCAAGACGTTTCTCTTACCCCAGCTGTGGGGGCTGCGCCTCAACCGCGAGAGCAGTCTCAAGAGTCAACGGGCTCTGCGCAACCACTACCAAGCTTGCCCTtgccgcaggaggcgcatgcgcgctgcgccgtcgtTGACTCGCCAGAAGTGCACACGATGACTAACCCGCACGAGCCGCCGATGAACTCGTGTCCACAACCGTGCCCGCCacggccgcagctgcagcagcaatTAACGGAGGCCGCCCTCTACTCAATGCCCTCGCTGGCCTCCTTCAATGTagccccaccgccgcgtcacGATGCGGCTGGGGgaaccgccgctgccgccgtggaaATGGGGCAGAAGCCGTTCAACCCTTttgcggaggaggcgtcgCCGGACTATGACGTGCTGGAgggtgcgccgctggcacACGAGGGCGTGATGGCGGCTGAACACCACCTGGGGCAGCATGCACCCACGATGGAACAGCCATACTCATCGTCTTACCCGCCACTATCGTCCCAGTCCCCGCCGCTTTCAGGGAGTCTTCCCGCCCAGATGAACGGCTCTCACAACCCCGCCACCGCTCTGCCATCTTattctgcaccgcctccaccaccacagcagctgcacgtaACAACTATGCCCACGTTCTCCAGTCAGCGCATGCCCCCTCCACTGCAGTTTCCAGTGTTCCctggtgcagccgcagcaaaGAGAGCTCCGGCGTAG